From Nymphaea colorata isolate Beijing-Zhang1983 chromosome 6, ASM883128v2, whole genome shotgun sequence, a single genomic window includes:
- the LOC116256599 gene encoding protein NRT1/ PTR FAMILY 5.6-like, producing MEIGGEVGAHNREVEDGSVDYKGRVPLRATTGGWKASLFIIALEFGERLCYFGIVSNLFMYLMTVLHQDVKTAAKNVNEFVGVSTVVPLIGGFLADSYTGSFRMVVLSSSLYQIGLMLLAASQLLPLLKPPACVGDSCSGSLGLHKTVFFVALYLISVASGVHKPSLESFGADQFDETDHGERRKKTSFFNWWFFGACSGTLLGVSAFVYVTEHLGWGVGFAVLAVVLAIVFLSLLIGTPYYRYKVPRGSPLTPMLQVFVAAMAKKKLPLPSDPSQLYDPVVPGRRRVSHTSRMRFLDKAAIIDQVEPQEGSKKMTGQNPTSEYCRHPWRLATVTQVEETKQLVSIIPIWSAALMYGICIAQSDTFFIKQGSVMDRHITPSIEIPAGAILTISTLSMVIFVGLYDRLVVPALRRFTGNERGITILQRIGVGLFSSISFLAATAIVEKKRKDSPEPISFLWLCPQLVLMAICEIFTFVGLQEFFYGQVPENMKSLGMGIYLSVFGVSSLLSSMLISIVDFLTSRGGNSSWFQEDLNKSKIDYFFWLLAAMSIVNFCFFVCLARRYSYKPVKGLRTEAVVDLRDGDHEMSSD from the exons ATGGAGATCGGAGGGGAAGTAGGTGCACACAACAGGGAGGTTGAAGATGGGTCTGTAGATTATAAGGGAAGGGTTCCTCTCAGGGCAACCACCGGGGGTTGGAAGGCTTCTCTCTTCATCATAG CGTTGGAGTTCGGGGAGAGGCTTTGCTACTTCGGCATCGTCTCAAACCTTTTCATGTATCTCATGACTGTGCTCCACCAAGACGTGAAAACAGCAGCTAAGAACGTGAATGAATTTGTTGGAGTGAGCACAGTTGTGCCTCTGATTGGGGGCTTCTTAGCCGATTCTTACACCGGTAGTTTCCGGATGGTCGTCTTATCCTCCTCACTCTACCAAATA GGTCTGATGCTTCTAGCCGCATCACAGCTGCTGCCACTCTTAAAGCCACCAGCATGCGTGGGCGATTCATGCAGCGGATCCCTTGGGCTCCACAAGACTGTGTTCTTCGTAGCACTGTACCTCATCTCCGTGGCGTCAGGAGTGCATAAACCCTCACTAGAAAGCTTTGGTGCAGACCAGTTTGATGAGACTGATCATGgtgagaggaggaagaagacgtcCTTCTTCAACTGGTGGTTCTTCGGAGCATGCAGTGGAACCCTTCTCGGCGTCTCTGCCTTCGTCTACGTAACTGAACACCTTGGTTGGGGCGTAGGATTTGCTGTGCTCGCCGTCGTCTTGGCCATAGTCTTTCTGTCTTTGCTCATTGGAACACCCTACTATAGGTACAAGGTGCCTCGCGGGAGCCCATTGACTCCCATGCTGCAGGTCTTTGTCGCAGCCATGGCTAAAAAGAAGCTGCCCCTTCCTTCTGACCCTTCACAGCTCTATGACCCGGTGGTACCAGGGAGGAGACGCGTTTCTCACACATCCAGGATGAG GTTCCTTGACAAGGCTGCAATCATAGACCAAGTTGAACCACAAGAAGGAAGCAAGAAGATGACCGGCCAGAATCCGACCAGTGAATATTGCCGCCACCCATGGAGGCTGGCGACAGTGACACAGGTGGAGGAGACCAAGCAGCTGGTATCTATCATTCCCATCTGGTCCGCGGCTCTCATGTACGGTATCTGCATCGCTCAAAGCGACACCTTCTTCATCAAGCAGGGCTCTGTCATGGACAGGCATATAACCCCCAGCATCGAGATCCCCGCCGGCGCCATCCTCACCATCTCCACGCTCTCCATGGTCATCTTCGTCGGCTTATATGACCGGCTAGTTGTCCCAGCCCTCCGGCGATTCACCGGCAACGAGAGGGGCATCACCATCCTCCAAAGAATAGGCGTAGGCTTGTTCAGCTCCATCTCCTTCTTAGCCGCTACTGCAATTGTAGAAAAGAAACGCAAGGATTCTCCTGAACCCATCAGCTTCCTCTGGCTGTGCCCACAACTCGTCCTCATGGCCATCTGTGAAATCTTCACCTTCGTGGGCTTACAGGAATTCTTCTATGGCCAGGTGCCTGAGAACATGAAGAGCCTGGGGATGGGTATCTACCTAAGCGTGTTTGGCGTTTCGAGCTTGCTTAGCAGCATGTTGATTTCCATCGTCGATTTCTTAACCTCTAGAGGAGGGAACAGCAGCTGGTTTCAAGAAGATCTTAACAAGAGCAAGATCGACTACTTCTTCTGGTTGTTGGCAGCGATGAGCATCGTGAATTTCTGTTTCTTCGTCTGCTTGGCCAGAAGGTACAGTTACAAGCCCGTGAAGGGGCTTCGAACCGAAGCAGTTGTTGATCTCCGGGATGGCGATCACGAAATGAGCTCAGactaa
- the LOC116256228 gene encoding protein NRT1/ PTR FAMILY 5.6-like, producing the protein MKETKGMEAMEIGGEGGGHNRQVDDGSVDYRGRAALRASTGGWQAAFFIIVMEFAERLCYFGIISNLLVYLMTVLKQDVKTAAKAVHEFIGVSTVTPLLGGFLSDSYTGTFRMIMFSSILYLLGLGLLTASQIVPSFKPPTCVGNSCSGSLEQHKTVFFIALYLVSIAAGWQKPSLESFGADQFDDNDCVERRKKISFFNWWFFGACSGVVFGVTAVLSVTGHFGWGAGYAVPTVCLGLALALLVIGCPYYRYRIPQGSPLTPILQVFVAATAKKNLPQPSDPSELYEFVEPGRSRLPHTSRMSFLDKAAIRDQVETQEMKKGSEDPICVNYNPWRLATVTQVEETKQLISMIPIWFAVLIYGAAVSQGDTFFIKQGFVMDRHITPSIEVPAGSVITITTLSIVIFVSLYDRLIVPVLRRLTGNERGITILQRIGIGMFLSIAFLVAAALVEKKRKDSPEIISFLWLCPQLILNAVCEIFAFVGLQEFFYGQVPRNMKSLGIAIYLSVFGVSNLLNSFFISAVDFLTTRGGQTGWFAEDLNKSKLDYFYWLLAFLSAVNLCVFVVFARRYSYKRVEGPLNGVVVDLPDGDEDGH; encoded by the exons ATGAAGGAGACCAAAGGGATGGAGGCCATGGAGattggaggagaaggtggaGGCCACAACAGGCAGGTGGATGATGGATCTGTTGATTACAGGGGAAGGGCAGCTTTGAGAGCATCCACTGGAGGTTGGCAGGCTGCTTTCTTCATCATAG TAATGGAGTTCGCGGAAAGGCTTTGCTACTTTGGCATCATATCGAACCTCTTAGTGTACCTGATGACAGTACTCAAACAAGATGTGAAAACAGCGGCCAAGGCTGTGCATGAATTCATTGGAGTTAGCACGGTGACGCCTCTGCTTGGCGGATTCTTGTCCGATTCATACACGGGCACCTTCCGAATGATCATGTTCTCCTCCATCCTTTACCTACTT GGACTGGGCCTACTGACTGCGTCACAGATCGTGCCCTCCTTTAAGCCTCCAACTTGCGTGGGCAATTCCTGCAGCGGATCTCTGGAGCAACACAAGACTGTGTTCTTCATTGCACTGTACCTCGTATCTATAGCAGCAGGATGGCAAAAGCCCTCGCTAGAGAGCTTTGGTGCTGACCAGTTTGATGACAATGACTGCGttgagaggaggaagaagatctCCTTCTTCAACTGGTGGTTCTTTGGGGCATGCAGTGGAGTCGTCTTCGGTGTCACTGCAGTACTCTCTGTAACAGGCCATTTTGGTTGGGGTGCAGGGTATGCTGTGCCGACTGTCTGCTTGGGCCTCGCCCTTGCGCTCTTGGTTATTGGGTGCCCTTACTATAGGTACAGGATACCCCAAGGGAGCCCACTGACTCCCATATTGCAGGTTTTTGTTGCAGCCACGGCCAAGAAGAACCTGCCCCAACCTTCTGATCCTTCCGAGCTCTATGAATTTGTGGAACCGGGGAGGAGCCGCCTGCCTCACACGTCCAGAATGAG CTTTCTTGACAAGGCAGCCATCAGAGATCAAGTTGAAacacaagaaatgaagaagggaagcGAAGACCCAATCTGTGTAAATTACAACCCATGGAGGCTAGCGACAGTGACTCAGGTGGAGGAGACCAAGCAGCTGATATCTATGATCCCCATCTGGTTCGCCGTCCTCATCTACGGTGCCGCTGTCTCGCAGGGTGACACATTTTTCATCAAGCAGGGCTTTGTCATGGACAGACATATAACCCCCAGCATCGAGGTCCCCGCCGGCTCCGTCATCACCATCACCACTCTTTCCATAGTCATCTTCGTCAGCCTATATGACCGGCTCATCGTCCCCGTCCTCCGGCGGCTCACCGGCAACGAGAGGGGCATCACCATCCTTCAAAGAATAGGCATCGGCATGTTCCTCTCCATCGCCTTCTTAGTAGCTGCTGCTCTTGTAGAAAAGAAGCGCAAAGATTCTCCTGAAATCATCAGTTTCCTCTGGCTGTGCCCCCAACTCATCCTCAATGCTGTCTGTGAAATCTTCGCCTTCGTGGGCCTACAGGAGTTCTTCTATGGGCAGGTGCCTCGCAACATGAAGAGCCTGGGCATTGCCATCTACCTCAGCGTGTTTGGCGTTTCAAACCTGCTTAACAGCTTCTTTATAAGCGCTGTTGATTTCTTGACGACTAGAGGAGGACAGACCGGCTGGTTCGCCGAGGATCTCAACAAGAGCAAGCTCGACTACTTCTACTGGTTGTTGGCTTTCTTAAGTGCTGTGAATCTCTGTGTTTTCGTGGTCTTTGCCAGGAGGTACTCTTACAAGCGTGTGGAGGGGCCTCTAAATGGTGTTGTTGTTGATCTGCCTGATGGTGACGAAGATGGACATTAG
- the LOC116256440 gene encoding homeobox protein BEL1 homolog → MTPSGEPIPLNFEFMQHSFPQRVDLGSSQPQHVAQQIRRDKLRIQQHVSSSPSSSTPSAGISDPVLQSQEVEESRNSGLSGSAYSGFPGLGGLIPLGYDPNSLISAEMMSSSAAGRLPSFKGSVPESNSGWKCLNYQASTDCIANCMQNPSAQSSAVGSMVLGSVGGFPIYNLGGPPSITVLNPNCGGREDVQQHPVQQSQFLSRASQEFNIREQSQGLLLPSFGNVQSGQSGFSEWNHKQGGLKPQLVEESFIGREAINGWFRTDTTGQGLSLSLSFRNPTPESQLQHETRFGAENLGACPASACTIGHHEKRKQEPVGDCFSFQKDGPAAFISRIQKNPVPLGPFTGYATVLKNSKFLKPAQQLLDELCNVGKVAINSSSTSDDDGTIGKFHTNNDQFEIDGKCGNSGRYCHIPLDNPPCISSSVYLPTNEPAEPSRRNPVSASADHNEHRRKKNRLISMLDEVYRKYRHFCGQLQAVVASFESVAGLNNAAPYTSMAAKAMSRHFRHLKSAISNQLKFTCKVLGEDCFLSGTARGDEISKLGLEGGVQQRDAGSLRINEPQQQQVWRPQRGLPERAVAVLRAWLFEHFLHPYPTDTDKQTLAKQTGLTRSQVSNWFINARVRLWKPMVEEIHMMESRNSVSSDFSSVNKPESVAIIGESRSSQAFRAPDGRQNCDNSDHPLGHLLPTKQFSANVSQIPIYKDRSIGDNSMLYQQNEASVKTTRATGGIGGVYLSLGP, encoded by the exons ATGACCCCCTCTGGAGAACCCATACCTCTGAATTTTGAGTTCATGCAGCATTCGTTCCCCCAAAGAGTAGATCTCGGATCTTCTCAACCACAACATGTTGCACAGCAGATCAGAAGAGATAAGCTCAGAATACAGCAGCATGTGTCTTCGTCCCCATCCTCCTCCACTCCTTCCGCTGGGATTTCCGACCCTGTTCTTCAATCTCAAGAAGTTGAGGAATCGAGGAACAGTGGGCTATCGGGAAGTGCGTACTCCGGATTCCCTGGGTTAGGTGGTCTAATCCCTCTTGGCTACGATCCCAATAGCCTGATCTCCGCGGAGATGATGAGTTCCTCCGCTGCTGGACGGTTGCCATCCTTCAAGGGCAGCGTTCCTGAGAGTAACAGTGGTTGGAAGTGCCTAAATTATCAGGCAAGCACAGATTGCATAGCCAACTGCATGCAGAACCCGTCTGCCCAAAGCTCAGCCGTGGGTTCTATGGTTCTTGGTTCAGTTGGTGGATTTCCCATCTACAACCTTGGTGGACCGCCTTCTATAACTGTTTTGAATCCTAACTGTGGAGGTAGGGAAGATGTTCAACAGCACCCAGTTCAACAGTCCCAATTTCTTTCTCGAGCCTCCCAAGAATTCAATATCAGGGAGCAGAGCCAGGGCCTCCTTTTGCCAAGCTTTGGAAATGTACAGAGCGGCCAGTCGGGTTTCAGTGAGTGGAACCATAAGCAGGGAGGGTTGAAGCCACAGTTGGTTGAGGAGTCTTTCATTGGAAGGGAGGCCATCAATGGATGGTTTAGGACAGATACAACAGGGCAGGGCTTGTCTTTATCTCTATCGTTCCGTAATCCAACTCCTGAGTCGCAGTTGCAACATGAAACAAGATTCGGTGCTGAGAATTTGGGTGCTTGCCCTGCTTCTGCTTGCACCATAGGCCATCATGAAAAACGGAAGCAAGAGCCAGTTGGGGATTGCTTCTCCTTCCAGAAAGATGGTCCTGCTGCATTCATCTCTAGGATTCAGAAGAACCCAGTACCACTGGGTCCATTTACGGGATACGCAACCGTGCTGAAAAACTCCAAGTTCTTGAAGCCTGCTCAGCAGCTGCTGGATGAGCTCTGCAACGTGGGCAAGGTTGCAATCAACAGCAGCAGCACTAGCGACGATGATGGGACCATCGGAAAATTTCACACCAACAACGACCAGTTTGAGATTGACGGGAAATGTGGGAATTCTGGTCGTTATTGCCACATTCCCTTGGATAATCCTCCCTGCATCTCTTCTTCGGTGTATCTTCCCACTAACGAACCCGCAGAACCGAGTAGAAGGAACCCAGTTTCCGCTTCCGCAGATCATAACGAGCACCGCAGGAAGAAGAATCGGCTGATCTCTATGCTTGATGAG GTTTACAGGAAATACAGGCATTTCTGTGGACAGCTCCAGGCAGTGGTCGCCTCATTTGAGTCTGTTGCTGGCCTGAACAATGCTGCACCATACACTTCCATGGCTGCCAAAGCCATGTCTAGACATTTCCGGCATCTTAAAAGCGCAATCAGCAATCAGCTGAAGTTCACATGCAAGGTTCTTGGTGAGGATTGCTTTCTCTCAGGCACTGCCAGAGGAGATGAAATTTCAAAGCTGGGGCTGGAAGGGGGTGTCCAACAGAGGGATGCCGGGTCTCTGAGAATCAATGAGCCACAGCAACAGCAAGTTTGGCGTCCACAGAGGGGCCTTCCAGAACGAGCTGTGGCAGTGCTTCGGGCCTGGTTGTTCGAACATTTCTTACATCC GTATCCTACTGACACGGATAAGCAAACGTTGGCCAAGCAAACTGGTCTCACCAGAAGCCAG GTATCCAACTGGTTCATCAATGCTAGGGTGCGGCTGTGGAAGCCCATGGTAGAAGAAATCCACATGATGGAATCACGCAATTCCGTATCTTCAGACTTCAGTTCAGTGAACAAGCCAGAGTCGGTGGCCATCATAGGCGAGAGCAGGAGCTCTCAGGCCTTTCGGGCCCCAGATGGACGACAGAACTGCGACAACTCCGACCACCCTCTTGGCCATCTCCTGCCCACAAAGCAATTCTCGGCCAATGTCTCGCAAATTCCAATCTACAAGGACCGCAGCATCGGTGATAACAGCATGCTATACCAACAAAATGAGGCATCGGTGAAGACGACTCGCGCCACCGGTGGCATTGGCGGTGTGTACTTGTCACTGGGGCCATGA